One region of Bosea sp. 29B genomic DNA includes:
- a CDS encoding phage tail tape measure protein, whose protein sequence is MTVVNEARAILTAEDRASAVLAMVARNFDRLDRAATRLNAQSNNGRAQERTQAGLARTTALLGGVGSAALRAAGPLAGVISVYGAGAALSGANRAFAQNERAMTRIAVTADASRAAQQASWTELQRLADDTAQPVDKVREGLDALVASGRSLPEAMAFLPAVAKTAQASGSEVQDIAKTADSVGESFKLAGGDMQAAFDIMAAGGKAGKFELKDMARYLPSLGPAASAIGFEGKKGLSDLVAMLQVMRKGSGTAEEAVASMNNILAKMESDKTTKALKGLGVDAEAAFKKARAEGKNLVEVFEQLVDKALKGDRSRLGEIIDDMEFKRGVQALMMFKGEWQDLSRTMQTSSAGTVATDLARVLADRQTSFDRLSNSASRFADIVGNRVGPAFKRMADAATQALDAASEALKPGETDDERLNRIGNRQKTRAEQAVENAERARERQRKLDDPKSEYYDIRDGGFAGRAAKTAAAREAALRKKSSRTIAEQAELDQLDGGGIRAEAGKMTKKVLDDRSKPVAERVSSHMHALTQHRRARDEYAEEQGLKDYRERQSRRADFLRQEREQNANDNAAPSRSADVYRDVEALNREKQRIERADDTVTAGDALTGTGEAGTRLQSAFADMMKVERSRSLTRRGLPTDADGGRTQTGYDPTAGRSTDSAARELKAAVEVLLRQQTGSAKPEQVGALFQQLQQAAKTLADKPASGLGADPLQGSGGGDAIKQALDGIKAEVKPDQITAKADVDVTSKVEVKVEQSPDFWAKVDARIEAKAPKSMGGVSLPGKEGGGGASSAASRF, encoded by the coding sequence ATGACCGTCGTCAACGAAGCCCGCGCGATCCTCACGGCCGAGGATCGCGCCTCGGCCGTGCTCGCCATGGTCGCGCGCAATTTCGATCGGCTCGACCGCGCCGCGACCCGGCTTAACGCCCAGTCGAACAATGGCCGCGCGCAGGAGCGGACGCAGGCCGGCTTGGCGCGCACCACCGCCCTGCTCGGCGGCGTGGGCTCCGCAGCCCTGCGTGCGGCCGGCCCGCTCGCCGGCGTGATCTCGGTCTATGGCGCGGGCGCGGCGCTTAGCGGCGCAAACCGGGCATTTGCGCAGAATGAGCGGGCGATGACGCGCATCGCCGTCACCGCCGATGCCTCGCGCGCCGCGCAGCAGGCGTCATGGACCGAACTGCAGCGGCTCGCCGACGACACGGCCCAGCCGGTCGACAAGGTTCGCGAGGGCTTGGATGCGCTCGTCGCCTCCGGTCGCTCGCTGCCGGAAGCGATGGCCTTCCTGCCGGCCGTGGCGAAGACGGCGCAGGCGTCCGGATCGGAAGTACAGGACATCGCCAAGACGGCGGATTCTGTCGGCGAGAGCTTCAAGCTCGCCGGCGGCGACATGCAGGCTGCCTTCGACATCATGGCGGCAGGCGGCAAGGCCGGCAAATTCGAGCTGAAGGACATGGCCCGCTATCTGCCCAGCCTTGGCCCGGCCGCTTCGGCGATCGGCTTCGAAGGCAAGAAGGGCCTCTCCGATCTCGTCGCCATGCTGCAGGTGATGCGCAAAGGCTCCGGCACTGCCGAAGAGGCGGTGGCGTCGATGAACAACATCCTCGCCAAGATGGAGAGCGACAAGACGACGAAGGCCTTGAAGGGGCTCGGCGTCGATGCCGAGGCGGCATTCAAGAAGGCGCGGGCCGAGGGCAAGAACTTGGTCGAGGTCTTCGAGCAGCTCGTCGACAAGGCTCTGAAGGGCGATCGATCCCGCCTCGGCGAGATTATCGACGACATGGAGTTCAAGCGCGGCGTCCAGGCGCTGATGATGTTCAAGGGCGAGTGGCAAGATCTCTCCCGCACCATGCAGACGAGTTCGGCCGGCACGGTCGCGACGGATCTCGCCCGTGTGCTCGCTGACCGTCAGACCTCATTCGATCGGCTGTCGAATTCGGCCTCGCGTTTCGCGGACATCGTCGGTAACCGCGTCGGGCCGGCATTCAAGCGCATGGCCGATGCTGCGACGCAGGCGCTGGACGCGGCGAGCGAGGCGCTGAAGCCAGGCGAAACGGATGACGAGCGGCTCAACCGGATCGGCAATCGTCAGAAGACCCGGGCGGAGCAGGCGGTGGAGAACGCCGAACGGGCGCGCGAACGCCAGCGCAAGCTGGATGATCCGAAGTCCGAATACTACGATATCCGCGATGGTGGCTTCGCCGGGCGGGCCGCCAAGACTGCCGCTGCCCGCGAGGCCGCCCTGCGCAAGAAGTCGAGCCGGACGATCGCGGAACAGGCCGAGCTCGATCAGCTCGACGGCGGTGGCATCCGGGCCGAAGCCGGCAAGATGACCAAGAAGGTGCTCGACGATCGCAGCAAGCCGGTCGCGGAGCGGGTCAGTTCGCATATGCACGCGCTGACCCAGCATAGGCGAGCGCGGGACGAATATGCCGAGGAGCAGGGTCTCAAGGACTATCGCGAGCGCCAGAGCCGCCGCGCCGACTTCCTTCGGCAGGAGCGGGAGCAGAACGCGAACGACAACGCTGCGCCATCCCGCAGTGCCGACGTCTATCGGGATGTCGAAGCGCTGAACCGTGAAAAGCAGCGGATCGAGCGTGCGGACGATACCGTCACGGCCGGCGATGCGCTGACTGGTACCGGCGAGGCCGGCACCCGCTTGCAGAGCGCCTTCGCCGATATGATGAAGGTCGAGCGCAGCCGCTCTCTGACGCGCCGCGGCCTCCCGACCGATGCCGACGGCGGGCGGACGCAAACCGGCTATGACCCAACGGCTGGCCGCTCGACCGATAGCGCTGCGCGCGAACTGAAGGCGGCCGTCGAGGTCTTGCTCCGCCAGCAGACCGGCTCGGCAAAGCCCGAGCAGGTCGGCGCATTGTTTCAGCAGTTGCAGCAGGCGGCGAAGACGCTTGCGGACAAGCCGGCCTCCGGTCTCGGCGCGGACCCATTGCAGGGCAGCGGTGGCGGCGACGCGATCAAGCAGGCGCTCGATGGCATCAAGGCCGAAGTCAAGCCTGACCAGATCACGGCGAAAGCTGATGTGGACGTTACGTCGAAGGTCGAGGTCAAAGTGGAACAGTCGCCCGACTTCTGGGCCAAGGTCGATGCGCGGATCGAGGCCAAGGCTCCCAAGAGCATGGGCGGCGTCTCGCTGCCCGGCAAGGAAGGCGGCGGCGGCGCCTCCTCGGCCGCGAGCCGCTTCTGA
- a CDS encoding S49 family peptidase, translated as MSLFLSRVAAELLNTPLAIDGARAHIMLQSLGPRLFGKPVVIAGQADLEQRAGLLPQRLDVRLQREGRNAFPAVDGVAVIEIEGALVHKGSWIGMDCGETSYEGLRTQIARARRDHSVKAAVLEVDSPGGAVSGVFETAADIARLSAEKPTMAILTSSACSAAYLLASQARRIVMPEFGFAGSIGAVVMHVDYSAMLDEAGVKVTLISSGAHKVDGNPFAALSTDVADRIRADLDQVRTRFAEVVAGGRRKALTAKAAMATEAQVFSGREAVTLGLADAIGDPLEAFAAFRAEVSRL; from the coding sequence ATGAGCCTGTTCCTGTCCCGCGTCGCCGCCGAGCTGCTGAACACGCCGCTCGCGATCGACGGTGCCCGCGCGCACATCATGTTGCAGTCGCTCGGCCCGCGCCTGTTCGGGAAGCCCGTCGTCATCGCGGGCCAGGCCGATCTGGAACAGCGCGCCGGCCTATTGCCGCAGCGGCTCGACGTCCGCCTGCAGCGCGAGGGGCGCAACGCTTTCCCAGCGGTCGACGGCGTCGCCGTCATCGAGATCGAGGGCGCGCTCGTCCATAAGGGCAGCTGGATTGGCATGGATTGCGGCGAAACCTCCTATGAAGGGTTGCGCACGCAGATCGCCCGCGCCCGTCGCGACCACTCGGTCAAGGCCGCCGTACTCGAGGTCGATTCCCCCGGCGGCGCCGTCTCCGGCGTCTTCGAGACGGCGGCAGATATCGCCCGCCTGTCGGCGGAGAAGCCGACCATGGCAATCCTGACCAGCAGCGCCTGCTCGGCGGCCTATCTGCTGGCGAGCCAAGCGCGCCGCATTGTCATGCCCGAATTCGGCTTTGCCGGCTCGATCGGCGCCGTCGTGATGCATGTCGACTATTCGGCGATGCTGGATGAGGCCGGCGTGAAGGTCACGCTGATCTCGTCGGGTGCGCACAAGGTCGATGGCAACCCGTTCGCGGCGCTCTCGACCGATGTCGCCGACAGGATCCGCGCCGATCTCGACCAGGTCCGCACGCGTTTTGCGGAAGTCGTCGCCGGCGGGCGCCGCAAGGCCCTGACCGCCAAGGCCGCCATGGCGACCGAGGCGCAGGTCTTCTCCGGCCGCGAGGCCGTCACGCTCGGGCTCGCCGACGCGATCGGCGATCCGCTCGAGGCCTTCGCCGCCTTCCGGGCGGAAGTCAGCCGGCTCTGA
- a CDS encoding DUF2313 domain-containing protein: protein MSRTIIVIQGQPPNWVADPPPLAMPPGLGEPPITTDRLTGVTADDLWRPSLRLFPRGRAWPDETVRGIGEFVWHGLARMVAETMAQIHDWLNRARYGAFITQCRPEFVEDHEREHGLPDECLAAVTGLAERRGLVLDAKTPLETANGREILFQLRRAGFTVDFEEPNAFEFGLSEFGGDEGFGSVGLPHIFLYRGADLALDWLAFGENGFGEIGFGELSDTGLTCLIERLRPAHTLGILDLETP from the coding sequence ATGTCGCGCACCATCATCGTCATTCAGGGACAACCGCCCAACTGGGTGGCCGATCCGCCGCCGCTGGCCATGCCGCCCGGGCTCGGCGAGCCGCCGATCACAACCGATCGGCTCACCGGCGTGACGGCGGACGATCTCTGGCGCCCCAGCCTGCGGCTGTTCCCGCGCGGGCGCGCCTGGCCGGACGAGACGGTTCGCGGCATCGGCGAATTTGTCTGGCACGGCCTTGCCAGGATGGTCGCCGAGACCATGGCGCAAATTCATGACTGGCTGAACCGGGCGCGCTACGGGGCCTTCATCACGCAATGCCGACCGGAATTCGTCGAGGACCATGAGCGCGAACACGGCTTGCCGGACGAGTGCCTGGCCGCCGTCACCGGACTAGCCGAGCGTCGTGGTCTCGTGCTCGACGCCAAGACGCCGCTGGAGACGGCGAATGGCCGCGAGATCCTGTTCCAGCTGCGGCGTGCCGGCTTCACCGTCGATTTCGAAGAGCCGAACGCCTTCGAATTTGGATTGTCGGAGTTCGGCGGCGACGAGGGCTTCGGCTCGGTCGGACTGCCGCACATCTTCCTCTACCGCGGCGCCGATCTCGCGCTCGACTGGCTCGCCTTCGGCGAGAACGGCTTTGGCGAGATCGGCTTCGGCGAGCTCAGCGACACCGGCCTCACCTGCCTGATCGAGCGCCTGCGTCCGGCTCACACCCTTGGCATCCTTGATTTGGAGACCCCCTGA
- a CDS encoding baseplate J/gp47 family protein, giving the protein MAFSIPTLTATSRWLRGLVASAIKGARADLWPNNLPIFIKVVAMAAGQGNLRAEWIFKQVFVSTADADMLDLHGYEIGLGRKPAAAATGLMIFAAIDGATLPAGAIIDAGGLSFSIRAGSVAAGNSISVLVDALETGALGNLPAGAEVRLREPWDGITQAGEVGPLGLSGGIVKEQDEPYRRRLIFRKRNKPRGGAKSDYEGWVGEVAGFSTTGTRAFASTPEPGTVRVYPLLEGSGAGRIPGPADVVRCADYLETKRPLAATVVVVQPVARLIPVTISQLATDSAETRAEIVAEMLDLFDERGFVARGGETFPLSWLSEAASRAVGETRHRLTVPPADVGLLPGEYPVFGGLTVVA; this is encoded by the coding sequence ATGGCATTCTCCATCCCGACGCTGACGGCGACGTCGCGCTGGCTGCGCGGCCTTGTCGCCTCCGCCATCAAGGGCGCGCGCGCCGATCTCTGGCCGAACAACCTGCCGATCTTCATCAAGGTCGTAGCGATGGCGGCCGGCCAGGGCAACCTGCGGGCCGAATGGATCTTCAAGCAGGTCTTCGTCTCGACGGCAGACGCCGACATGCTCGATCTGCACGGTTACGAGATCGGGCTCGGGCGCAAGCCCGCGGCGGCGGCGACCGGGCTGATGATCTTTGCCGCGATCGATGGCGCGACGCTGCCGGCCGGCGCGATCATCGACGCCGGTGGCTTGTCCTTCTCGATCCGCGCCGGGTCCGTCGCTGCTGGCAACAGCATCAGCGTTCTGGTCGATGCGCTGGAGACCGGCGCGCTCGGCAACCTGCCGGCCGGTGCCGAGGTCCGCCTGCGCGAGCCTTGGGATGGCATCACGCAAGCCGGCGAGGTCGGGCCCCTCGGTCTGTCGGGCGGTATCGTCAAGGAACAGGATGAGCCGTATCGCCGCCGCCTGATCTTCCGCAAGCGCAACAAGCCCCGCGGTGGCGCCAAGAGCGATTACGAAGGCTGGGTCGGCGAGGTCGCCGGCTTCTCGACCACCGGCACGCGCGCCTTCGCCTCGACGCCGGAGCCCGGCACGGTCAGGGTCTATCCGCTCCTCGAGGGTTCCGGCGCGGGGCGCATCCCCGGCCCGGCAGATGTCGTGCGCTGCGCCGACTATCTGGAGACAAAGCGCCCGCTGGCCGCGACCGTCGTCGTGGTCCAGCCGGTCGCCAGGCTGATCCCCGTCACCATTTCCCAGCTCGCGACCGACAGCGCCGAAACGCGGGCCGAGATCGTCGCCGAGATGCTCGACCTGTTCGACGAGCGTGGTTTCGTCGCGCGTGGCGGCGAGACCTTCCCGCTCTCCTGGCTGTCGGAAGCCGCGAGCCGCGCGGTCGGCGAGACGCGCCATCGCCTCACCGTGCCGCCCGCCGACGTCGGTCTGCTACCCGGCGAATATCCGGTTTTCGGCGGCCTGACGGTGGTCGCCTGA
- a CDS encoding phage portal protein, giving the protein MQPLALPALVGPDGQTPLRAAAAASAYRAADLRSQDLANWRPPTLSGDGAVLRDRRLVADRAEDLGRNNPIAVAALTRMVDMIVGAGLRFSSKPHADTLGITREQAQDLGKQIERELARHYNDPRKRADAQRKVSTNGLYRLLARSVCKLNEACVVSTWREGQGPYETAFLAVDPERLSNPVGRRDDHTLRGGVAIDRYGAPTGYYIRNRHPGDGFGYSPASWELVPREMAHGRPVFMHVFEPEREDQNRPISPFAPMISRLRMVDRWSELEIAAAAVNALHAAFIESNMPFAEVAASMDPQSVVDAGNTYNDRRIDYYLGNPVKIGGTRIPVLPVGDKITMNGTPRQTAAMRDFHDVFVDHIGAASGMSRQQILLNFERMNYSNSRSLMNETWRGVRRKVAQFIEQGPIPMALCVIEEGVDKGYIRQPKGCRLLWDEPAAWLSGRWIGPGRGYVDPVKEAESAALRMETMVSTLEMECAEQGLDYEEVLDQIAREEQELVDRKLTRATVIQRVAARSAQPQPDLAESEAP; this is encoded by the coding sequence ATGCAGCCGCTCGCGCTGCCCGCGCTGGTCGGGCCGGACGGACAGACGCCATTGCGCGCCGCGGCGGCGGCGTCAGCCTATCGCGCTGCCGATCTGCGGTCGCAGGACCTGGCGAACTGGCGCCCGCCGACCCTCTCCGGCGATGGCGCCGTGCTGCGCGACCGTCGGCTGGTTGCTGACCGTGCCGAAGATCTAGGTCGCAACAACCCGATCGCGGTCGCAGCGCTCACCCGCATGGTCGACATGATCGTCGGCGCAGGCCTGCGCTTTTCGTCGAAACCCCATGCCGACACGCTCGGCATCACCCGCGAGCAGGCGCAGGATCTCGGCAAACAGATCGAGCGCGAGCTCGCCCGCCACTACAACGACCCGCGCAAGCGCGCCGATGCGCAGCGCAAGGTCTCGACCAATGGCCTCTATCGGCTGCTGGCGCGCAGCGTCTGCAAGCTCAATGAAGCTTGCGTCGTCTCGACCTGGCGCGAAGGCCAAGGCCCCTACGAGACGGCCTTCCTCGCGGTCGACCCCGAACGCTTAAGCAATCCGGTCGGGCGGCGCGACGATCACACCCTCCGCGGCGGCGTCGCGATCGACCGTTATGGCGCGCCAACCGGTTACTACATCCGCAATCGCCACCCCGGCGACGGCTTCGGCTATTCGCCGGCGAGCTGGGAACTGGTGCCCCGCGAAATGGCCCATGGCCGCCCGGTGTTCATGCACGTTTTCGAGCCGGAGCGCGAAGATCAGAACCGCCCGATCTCCCCCTTCGCGCCGATGATTTCGCGCCTCCGCATGGTCGATCGCTGGTCTGAGCTGGAGATCGCCGCCGCGGCGGTCAACGCGTTGCACGCCGCCTTCATCGAGTCGAACATGCCTTTCGCCGAAGTCGCGGCGTCGATGGATCCGCAGTCGGTGGTCGATGCCGGCAACACCTATAACGACCGGCGGATCGACTACTACTTGGGAAACCCGGTCAAGATCGGCGGAACCCGGATCCCGGTACTGCCGGTCGGCGACAAGATCACGATGAATGGCACGCCGCGACAGACGGCGGCGATGCGCGACTTTCACGACGTGTTCGTCGACCATATCGGCGCCGCCTCTGGCATGTCGCGCCAGCAGATCCTGCTGAATTTCGAGCGGATGAACTACTCGAATTCACGCAGCCTGATGAATGAGACCTGGCGCGGGGTCCGCCGCAAGGTCGCACAGTTCATCGAGCAGGGACCGATTCCGATGGCGCTCTGCGTGATCGAGGAAGGCGTCGACAAGGGTTACATCCGCCAGCCTAAGGGCTGCCGGCTGCTTTGGGACGAGCCGGCCGCCTGGCTCTCCGGCCGCTGGATTGGGCCGGGGCGCGGCTATGTCGATCCGGTCAAGGAAGCGGAATCCGCCGCGCTCCGCATGGAGACGATGGTCTCGACGCTCGAGATGGAATGCGCCGAGCAGGGCCTCGATTACGAGGAGGTGCTCGACCAGATCGCCCGCGAAGAGCAGGAGCTTGTCGACCGCAAGCTCACCCGCGCCACGGTGATCCAGCGTGTCGCGGCACGCTCCGCCCAGCCGCAGCCGGATCTTGCCGAGAGCGAGGCGCCATGA
- a CDS encoding major capsid protein: MEFVFPYDSITLTNEVNTIPNQYGLMEALNLFPSEPISTTTVLVTFADNKLRVLPEKARGDKGTPGQTGENKGIPLQIPHFPAIDNIGPADIQNKAMIVDGRPVPMTMAAATAKLLMLIRRKHAITREYLRVNALKGIVKDGDGTTLADFFQLFNIVPQQVDLVLGTAGTNIIDKVEEIYDKVHAGVVGDTVSSVEVVIGSTLFSKFVQHAKVEKYWLNYQAAQGLANMQRHGQGNDHGRTFEFGNVFFREYKGQVPLKAGNEYLVDPVKGHAYPAGTSETFATYDGPPHHMDRVNTPGEEIFISEKILDHGEGVETKSQSNPLPVCKRPKALVEVISSN; the protein is encoded by the coding sequence ATGGAATTCGTCTTTCCGTACGACAGCATCACACTGACCAACGAGGTCAACACCATCCCGAACCAGTACGGGCTGATGGAGGCGCTGAACCTCTTTCCGTCCGAGCCGATCTCGACCACGACGGTTCTGGTGACTTTCGCCGACAACAAGCTGCGCGTGCTGCCGGAGAAGGCGCGCGGCGACAAGGGCACGCCCGGCCAGACCGGAGAGAACAAGGGTATCCCGCTGCAGATCCCACACTTTCCGGCGATCGACAACATCGGCCCCGCCGATATCCAGAACAAGGCGATGATCGTCGATGGCCGCCCCGTGCCGATGACCATGGCTGCGGCGACGGCGAAGCTCCTGATGCTGATCCGCCGCAAGCACGCCATCACGCGCGAATATTTGCGGGTGAACGCCTTGAAGGGCATCGTCAAGGACGGTGACGGCACGACGCTCGCCGACTTCTTTCAGCTCTTCAATATCGTTCCTCAGCAGGTCGATCTGGTGCTCGGCACTGCGGGCACGAATATCATCGACAAGGTCGAGGAGATCTATGACAAGGTTCACGCTGGCGTCGTTGGCGATACCGTGTCGAGCGTCGAGGTTGTGATCGGTTCGACCCTGTTCAGTAAGTTCGTCCAGCATGCCAAGGTCGAAAAGTACTGGCTCAACTATCAGGCGGCGCAGGGTCTCGCCAACATGCAGCGCCATGGCCAGGGCAATGACCATGGCCGGACGTTCGAATTCGGCAACGTCTTCTTCCGCGAATACAAGGGGCAGGTGCCCCTGAAGGCTGGCAACGAATATCTTGTCGACCCGGTCAAAGGCCACGCCTATCCGGCCGGTACCAGTGAGACCTTCGCGACCTATGACGGCCCGCCCCACCACATGGATCGCGTCAACACGCCCGGCGAAGAGATCTTCATCAGCGAGAAGATCCTCGACCATGGCGAGGGCGTCGAGACCAAGAGCCAGAGCAACCCGCTGCCGGTCTGCAAGCGGCCGAAGGCGCTGGTCGAGGTGATCAGCTCGAACTGA
- a CDS encoding DUF4376 domain-containing protein encodes MNEIATAPPDNVAVVEEVVPVVSPAPPWADWASIAVVDIEDPRALALAAGSAAGPSDLIIDDGRFYVRDVSQATLDAALAAGPVIDLIAYLKDLRWRRETSGVTVEISGEPVLVATARGDERATLHATLTAITLGLRADGATYNFVDGRPRAVSNADMQVAILAALSHVQATFDLEMALTGEIEVGSITTTAELDAAFSAA; translated from the coding sequence GTGAACGAAATTGCCACCGCCCCCCCCGACAATGTTGCTGTCGTTGAAGAAGTTGTACCGGTGGTATCTCCAGCGCCCCCTTGGGCCGATTGGGCGTCGATCGCTGTCGTCGACATCGAAGATCCGCGGGCCTTGGCTCTAGCCGCCGGGAGCGCGGCAGGACCGTCCGACCTGATCATCGACGACGGCCGCTTCTACGTCCGAGACGTCTCGCAGGCGACGCTCGATGCGGCGCTGGCGGCCGGGCCTGTTATCGATCTCATCGCCTATCTGAAGGATCTTCGCTGGCGGCGAGAGACATCCGGCGTCACGGTCGAGATCAGCGGCGAACCCGTCCTCGTCGCGACGGCGCGCGGCGATGAGCGCGCGACGCTGCATGCCACGCTGACTGCGATCACGCTGGGCCTGCGGGCAGACGGCGCAACCTACAATTTCGTCGATGGGCGCCCGCGCGCAGTCAGCAATGCGGACATGCAGGTGGCGATCCTTGCAGCCCTCTCGCATGTCCAGGCCACCTTCGACCTCGAGATGGCGCTGACCGGCGAGATCGAAGTGGGAAGCATCACGACAACGGCCGAGCTCGACGCGGCATTCAGTGCCGCCTGA
- a CDS encoding head decoration protein: protein MYIPGSTVERPLTFGEVFYQELDPGFSRETAVISSGSGICKIGLVLGQIMRGALAAAKTDVAGAGKGVLTLANPAFAPGAEVGKYPIVFIEPAANAGTFEVLRPDGTLDGTGNVGVAYDGSVKFTFADGATDFVAGDTGAITLTASDGSFEYVPHDPAAVDGSQYAIAVLGDTVDATSVDRKALIVRRMALVRSSRLIFKAGISAADKARALATLSSQLILARDV, encoded by the coding sequence ATGTACATTCCCGGCAGCACCGTCGAGAGGCCGCTGACCTTCGGCGAAGTCTTCTATCAGGAGCTCGACCCCGGCTTCTCGCGTGAGACCGCCGTCATTTCGTCGGGCTCCGGCATCTGCAAGATCGGCCTAGTGCTGGGCCAGATCATGCGCGGCGCCCTTGCGGCGGCAAAGACCGATGTCGCCGGAGCCGGCAAGGGCGTCCTCACCCTCGCGAACCCGGCCTTCGCGCCTGGCGCGGAGGTCGGAAAGTATCCGATCGTTTTCATCGAGCCGGCCGCCAATGCCGGTACCTTCGAGGTGCTCCGCCCTGACGGTACCCTCGATGGAACCGGCAATGTCGGCGTCGCCTATGACGGCTCGGTCAAGTTCACCTTCGCGGACGGTGCAACGGACTTCGTCGCGGGCGATACCGGCGCGATCACGCTGACCGCCTCTGACGGCAGCTTCGAGTATGTGCCGCACGACCCTGCGGCGGTCGATGGCTCGCAGTATGCCATCGCCGTCCTCGGCGACACCGTCGATGCTACCAGCGTCGACCGGAAGGCGCTGATCGTGCGCCGCATGGCGCTGGTTCGCTCCTCGCGGCTGATCTTCAAGGCTGGCATCTCGGCCGCCGACAAGGCCCGCGCCCTGGCGACGCTCTCCAGTCAGCTGATCCTCGCCCGCGACGTCTGA
- a CDS encoding DNA circularization N-terminal domain-containing protein gives MATPGGNLRRASFRGVPFEVRRDARTGSRSLQIDRYPLSSRHRVINLGRNEDGFREEMYVADEANAQARMMALNAALEVEAPGLLILPARPPVMVWARSWEDSWESRQLGYFNCRVEFVEDGTDDVGAPSLGLAESIVGGAIGAVAGIAGAFGEALGGLIDSLGSFVSEAAAFISEGLAMFDMVASIATGIGDLADVVAGVGSVAGWAGLGDIFDGLSLAGDIGLSALETIALGEEWLGL, from the coding sequence ATGGCGACGCCTGGCGGCAATCTGCGCCGCGCCTCCTTCCGGGGCGTGCCTTTCGAGGTGCGCCGCGACGCCCGCACCGGCTCCCGCTCGCTGCAGATCGACCGCTACCCGCTGTCGAGCCGCCACCGCGTCATCAATCTCGGTCGGAACGAGGATGGCTTCCGCGAGGAGATGTATGTCGCCGATGAGGCGAATGCACAGGCGCGGATGATGGCGCTCAATGCGGCGCTGGAGGTGGAAGCCCCCGGCCTGCTGATCCTGCCGGCGCGCCCGCCGGTCATGGTTTGGGCCCGCAGCTGGGAAGACAGCTGGGAATCGCGGCAGCTTGGCTACTTCAACTGCCGCGTCGAGTTCGTCGAGGACGGAACGGACGATGTCGGGGCGCCCTCTCTCGGTCTGGCTGAGAGCATCGTCGGCGGCGCGATCGGCGCCGTCGCCGGCATCGCCGGCGCCTTCGGCGAGGCGCTTGGCGGCCTGATCGATTCCCTTGGCTCATTCGTCTCCGAAGCCGCCGCCTTCATCAGCGAGGGCCTCGCCATGTTCGACATGGTCGCTTCGATCGCGACCGGCATCGGCGATCTTGCGGACGTCGTCGCCGGCGTCGGCTCGGTCGCGGGCTGGGCCGGCCTTGGCGATATCTTCGACGGGCTGTCGCTCGCTGGCGATATCGGCCTCTCGGCCCTGGAGACGATCGCGCTCGGCGAGGAGTGGCTGGGCCTATGA
- a CDS encoding phage baseplate assembly protein — protein sequence MSVEMVRFRADGFDDSGEFGKVTGRGAGGEQLDLYRPQQDGISTAPKKGAMGVALFDRSRENGVVIALESPGDRPKSQEEGGKTVYGPNGQAYVMKPDGSILMKAAQGDQIIAPKAGGGKVYLGGDPAEGGSFAKVMTESGPSPFVWARFA from the coding sequence ATGAGCGTCGAGATGGTGCGCTTTCGCGCCGACGGCTTCGACGATAGCGGCGAGTTCGGCAAGGTCACCGGCCGAGGCGCCGGCGGCGAGCAGCTCGACCTTTACAGGCCGCAGCAGGACGGCATTTCGACGGCGCCCAAGAAGGGCGCGATGGGTGTCGCCCTGTTCGATCGCTCGCGCGAGAACGGTGTGGTCATCGCCTTGGAATCGCCGGGCGACCGTCCAAAAAGCCAAGAGGAAGGCGGCAAGACCGTCTATGGCCCGAACGGGCAGGCCTATGTGATGAAGCCGGATGGCTCGATCCTGATGAAGGCGGCTCAGGGCGACCAGATCATCGCGCCGAAGGCCGGCGGCGGCAAAGTCTATCTCGGTGGCGACCCGGCCGAAGGCGGCTCCTTCGCCAAGGTGATGACGGAATCGGGCCCATCGCCCTTCGTCTGGGCCCGCTTCGCCTGA
- a CDS encoding phage GP46 family protein, whose translation MARLIVDPLAPQAAGPDTVWDGERGDMVVAHLSEPGNPGGLLARNPLLTAIVLALETDARGERDPLDPYAYDVRGWPGDGFDVDRARGEAPLGSTTWTAWRYAVDDENAQRVIDSTLVALKPLQDQGAIGEVDVSAEPDPANNLIRRIIHIRRPDGTVLYSGPYAGLWDALRAG comes from the coding sequence ATGGCCCGCCTGATCGTCGACCCGCTGGCGCCGCAGGCCGCCGGCCCCGATACCGTATGGGATGGCGAGCGCGGCGACATGGTTGTGGCGCACCTCTCTGAGCCGGGAAACCCCGGCGGGCTGCTGGCGCGCAACCCGTTGCTGACCGCGATCGTGCTGGCGCTCGAGACCGACGCCCGCGGCGAGCGCGACCCGCTCGACCCTTACGCCTATGACGTGCGCGGCTGGCCGGGCGACGGCTTCGACGTCGATCGCGCCCGCGGCGAAGCCCCGCTCGGCTCGACCACATGGACCGCCTGGCGCTACGCGGTCGACGACGAAAATGCTCAGCGCGTCATCGACTCCACGCTTGTCGCGCTGAAGCCGCTGCAGGATCAGGGCGCGATCGGCGAGGTCGACGTCTCCGCAGAGCCGGATCCGGCAAACAACCTGATCCGGCGCATCATCCATATCCGCCGCCCCGACGGGACGGTGCTCTATTCCGGGCCCTATGCGGGGCTCTGGGACGCCCTTCGCGCCGGCTGA